The following proteins are co-located in the Bathymodiolus thermophilus thioautotrophic gill symbiont genome:
- the asd gene encoding archaetidylserine decarboxylase (Phosphatidylserine decarboxylase is synthesized as a single chain precursor. Generation of the pyruvoyl active site from a Ser is coupled to cleavage of a Gly-Ser bond between the larger (beta) and smaller (alpha chains). It is an integral membrane protein.) codes for MTWLQYLLPQHLLSKLMFRFARIENTWIKNNFIAWFVKSYQVDLSEAVRENIKDYHSFNDFFTRKLKASARPLGVGLISPVDGTVSQAGNIKNGDLIQAKGKKFSLKALLDDEKKFQDFATIYLSPSNYHRIHAPLDGKLLRMDYIGGDLFSVNQQTVSSVDNIFARNERVICYFDTYSIVLVGAIFVGSMETVWQGQITPPYGKQFSVDYSDKDIYLKKGDELGRFNMGSTVILLSNTHQFDLQSGQVVKMGQSLSA; via the coding sequence ATGACTTGGCTACAATATTTATTACCACAGCATTTGCTTTCAAAGTTAATGTTCCGTTTTGCACGCATTGAAAATACTTGGATTAAGAATAATTTTATTGCTTGGTTTGTGAAATCGTATCAGGTTGATTTGTCCGAGGCGGTGCGTGAAAACATAAAAGATTATCACAGTTTTAATGATTTTTTCACCCGCAAGTTAAAAGCTAGTGCGCGCCCGCTTGGTGTGGGACTCATTAGCCCTGTGGATGGAACAGTATCGCAAGCTGGTAACATTAAAAATGGCGATTTAATTCAGGCAAAAGGCAAAAAATTTAGTTTAAAGGCTTTGCTTGATGATGAGAAAAAGTTCCAAGATTTTGCCACCATTTATTTATCCCCAAGTAACTATCATCGCATTCATGCGCCACTTGATGGTAAATTGTTAAGAATGGATTATATTGGCGGCGATTTGTTTTCGGTAAACCAGCAAACCGTTAGTTCGGTGGATAATATTTTCGCCAGAAATGAGCGTGTTATTTGTTATTTTGACACTTATTCAATTGTCTTGGTGGGTGCGATTTTTGTGGGCAGTATGGAGACTGTGTGGCAGGGTCAAATTACCCCGCCTTATGGCAAGCAATTTAGTGTGGATTATAGTGACAAAGACATATATCTTAAAAAAGGTGATGAACTGGGGCGCTTTAATATGGGTTCAACCGTGATTTTACTGAGCAATACCCATCAATTTGATTTGCAATCTGGGCAGGTGGTTAAGATGGGTCAATCTTTGTCAGCTTAA
- a CDS encoding site-2 protease family protein, with translation MPNFQTLLIYIVPLIFAITIHEVAHGWVANQRGDSTAKMLGRLTLNPIKHIDPVGTILVPGVLFFTGSPFLFGWAKPVPINFNALKSPKKDMIAVALAGPISNFMMALFWLLILSFVLKIPNQFLFEMAKFGIAINLVLGVFNLLPLPPLDGSRVVAALLPNYLAYQYNKLEYYGLYILLGLLFLGVFEHVVLPIVNMIRYAMFTLI, from the coding sequence ATGCCTAATTTTCAAACTCTTTTAATTTATATTGTCCCTCTCATTTTTGCCATCACCATCCATGAAGTTGCTCATGGATGGGTAGCCAATCAACGGGGCGACTCTACTGCTAAAATGCTTGGTCGGCTGACTTTAAACCCTATTAAACATATTGACCCAGTAGGCACGATCTTAGTGCCTGGCGTTTTGTTTTTTACCGGATCGCCTTTTCTATTTGGTTGGGCAAAACCTGTTCCCATTAACTTTAACGCCCTTAAATCTCCGAAGAAAGATATGATTGCAGTCGCTCTTGCTGGACCTATTTCTAATTTTATGATGGCGCTATTTTGGCTTTTGATTCTCTCCTTTGTTCTAAAGATACCCAACCAATTTTTATTTGAAATGGCAAAATTCGGTATTGCCATTAATTTGGTTCTAGGTGTGTTCAATCTACTGCCACTCCCTCCGCTTGATGGCTCTAGAGTAGTTGCCGCCTTGTTGCCCAATTATTTGGCATATCAATACAACAAATTAGAGTATTACGGCTTGTATATTCTCCTAGGCTTGTTATTCCTAGGTGTTTTTGAACATGTTGTGCTACCAATCGTAAATATGATACGGTATGCTATGTTTACTTTAATCTAA
- a CDS encoding proline--tRNA ligase — MKTSQILIPTQKEAPNDAQIISHQLMIRAGLISKLASGLYSYLPAGLRVLQKVEKIIREEMNNAGAQEILMPVAQPAELWQESGRWDQYGAELLRFSDRHQREFCLGPTHEEVVTHLAAQYLRSYKQLPINFYQIQTKFRDEIRPRFGVMRSREFIMKDAYSFHLDADSLQVEFDKMHATYCAIFERLGLDYRPVLADSGSIGGENSIEFHVLADSGEDAICFSDESEYAANIEKVAFSKQVRVCTPKAVEEKVLTKKKTSIEEVAEFLNIKPLNCIKTLIIKTTNGYKALALRGDHELNEIKVQNLWGEFEFATDDEIKRLDLKQGFIGVNALSLDLVVDYTAEVMCDFVCGANEWDYHLTGANWGDIEFETADLRNAVAGDDAPDGKGKLVIKRGIEVGHIFQLGDKYSKAMNANVIGESGKAVTVTMGCYGIGVSRIVAAAIEQNYDDKGIVFPASIAPFQLVIVPINYNKSTRVRALADELYQQCLTAGIEVLLDDRKERAGIMFADSELLGIPHRLVLSDTHADNGNVEYKARSEPDKIEVQFDDALTFIQSKL; from the coding sequence ATGAAAACCAGTCAAATTCTCATCCCAACACAAAAAGAAGCGCCAAATGATGCACAAATCATTTCACATCAGTTGATGATTCGTGCAGGGCTCATTTCTAAATTGGCATCAGGTTTGTATTCCTATTTGCCAGCAGGGCTAAGAGTCTTGCAAAAAGTAGAAAAAATCATCCGTGAAGAAATGAACAACGCAGGTGCACAAGAAATATTGATGCCTGTGGCGCAACCAGCAGAATTGTGGCAAGAATCGGGTCGCTGGGATCAATATGGGGCAGAATTGTTGCGTTTTAGCGATAGGCATCAGCGTGAATTTTGCCTAGGGCCAACACATGAAGAAGTGGTTACGCATTTGGCGGCGCAATATTTGCGTAGTTATAAGCAGTTGCCGATAAATTTTTATCAGATTCAAACTAAGTTTCGTGATGAAATTCGCCCTCGTTTTGGAGTGATGCGTTCGCGTGAATTTATTATGAAAGATGCTTATTCTTTTCATTTAGACGCAGACAGTTTGCAAGTAGAATTTGACAAAATGCATGCCACTTATTGTGCAATTTTTGAACGCCTTGGTTTAGATTATCGTCCAGTATTAGCCGACAGTGGCAGTATTGGTGGTGAAAATTCCATTGAATTTCATGTGTTGGCAGACAGTGGTGAAGATGCAATTTGTTTTTCAGATGAATCAGAATATGCTGCCAATATTGAAAAAGTAGCTTTCTCTAAGCAAGTGCGTGTTTGCACTCCTAAGGCGGTAGAGGAAAAAGTCTTGACTAAGAAAAAAACCAGCATTGAAGAGGTTGCTGAGTTTTTAAATATCAAACCATTAAATTGCATTAAGACTTTAATCATTAAAACCACCAACGGTTATAAAGCCTTGGCACTTCGTGGCGACCACGAACTGAATGAAATCAAGGTGCAAAACTTATGGGGCGAGTTTGAATTTGCCACAGATGATGAAATTAAGCGCTTAGATTTAAAGCAAGGGTTTATTGGCGTTAATGCATTAAGCCTTGATTTGGTCGTAGATTATACTGCCGAAGTTATGTGTGATTTTGTTTGTGGTGCTAACGAGTGGGATTATCATTTAACGGGTGCCAATTGGGGAGATATTGAATTTGAAACAGCCGATTTACGCAATGCTGTTGCAGGTGATGATGCTCCTGATGGCAAAGGTAAATTGGTGATTAAACGAGGCATCGAAGTTGGGCATATTTTCCAGTTAGGTGATAAATATTCTAAGGCGATGAATGCCAATGTTATTGGCGAATCTGGTAAAGCGGTAACGGTAACAATGGGTTGTTATGGTATTGGTGTAAGCCGTATTGTGGCAGCGGCAATTGAGCAAAATTATGACGATAAAGGCATTGTTTTTCCTGCCAGTATCGCCCCTTTTCAACTGGTTATTGTGCCGATTAATTATAACAAATCTACCCGTGTTAGAGCTTTGGCAGATGAGTTGTATCAGCAATGTTTGACTGCGGGTATTGAAGTTTTGCTTGACGATAGAAAAGAACGGGCTGGTATTATGTTTGCGGATAGCGAACTTTTAGGCATTCCTCATCGTCTGGTGCTGAGTGATACACATGCTGATAATGGCAATGTGGAATACAAGGCGAGAAGTGAACCAGATAAAATCGAAGTGCAGTTTGATGACGCACTTACCTTCATTCAATCAAAATTATGA
- the gatB gene encoding Asp-tRNA(Asn)/Glu-tRNA(Gln) amidotransferase subunit GatB, giving the protein MEWETVIGLEIHAQLNTKSKIFSAAATKFGAQPNSQACAVDLGLPGVLPVLNVEVVNKAIKFGLAVDAHINQRNVFDRKNYFYPDLPKGYQISQLDLPIVGEGEIDIGIDGKVKTIGITRAHLEEDAGKSVHDMFDTDTAIDLNRAGTPLLEIVSDPDMRSAKEAVAYAKKIHALVQYIDICDGNMAEGSFRCDANVSIRPMGQEELGTRAELKNINSFKFLEKAINLEVQRQQDILEEGGKVAQETRLYDSVKHETRSMRSKEEANDYRYFPDPDLLPVEISDELLATIKAQLPELPLEKKARFIKELGLSEYDADVLTSQKSLADYFEIMLKGNESNAKLCANWVMGELSAALNKNQIEIEKSPILAQDLSLLIARIGDDTISGKIAKDVFKAMWNGEGSADEIIDAKGLKQMTDTGAIEQIVDEIIENNAPQVAQFKSGNEKILGFFVGQAMKATQGKANPKLLNELLRSKLGQ; this is encoded by the coding sequence ATGGAATGGGAAACAGTTATCGGGCTAGAAATTCACGCTCAACTTAATACAAAATCTAAGATATTTTCAGCGGCAGCGACTAAGTTTGGTGCACAACCGAATTCGCAGGCTTGTGCAGTGGATTTGGGGTTACCGGGCGTGTTGCCAGTATTGAATGTTGAGGTGGTGAATAAGGCGATTAAATTTGGTTTGGCGGTTGATGCACATATTAATCAACGCAATGTGTTTGATCGGAAGAATTATTTTTATCCTGATTTACCTAAGGGCTATCAGATTTCACAATTGGATTTACCGATTGTGGGTGAGGGAGAAATAGATATTGGGATAGATGGCAAGGTGAAAACCATTGGCATTACTCGTGCGCATTTGGAAGAGGATGCGGGTAAATCGGTGCACGATATGTTTGATACTGATACGGCCATTGATTTAAATCGTGCAGGAACACCCTTGCTGGAAATTGTTTCTGACCCTGATATGCGAAGCGCCAAAGAGGCGGTGGCGTATGCCAAGAAAATCCATGCGTTGGTGCAATATATTGATATTTGTGATGGCAATATGGCAGAAGGTTCGTTTCGTTGCGATGCCAATGTTTCTATTCGTCCGATGGGACAGGAGGAATTGGGTACTCGGGCAGAACTTAAAAATATTAATTCCTTTAAATTTTTGGAAAAAGCCATTAATTTGGAAGTACAGCGACAGCAAGATATTCTGGAAGAGGGTGGCAAAGTGGCGCAGGAAACCCGTTTGTATGATTCGGTCAAGCACGAAACTCGTTCTATGCGCTCCAAAGAAGAAGCGAATGATTATCGCTATTTTCCAGATCCAGATTTATTGCCTGTTGAAATCTCAGATGAGTTATTGGCAACAATTAAAGCACAATTGCCAGAATTACCGCTTGAAAAAAAGGCACGCTTTATTAAGGAATTGGGGTTAAGTGAGTATGATGCAGATGTGCTGACTTCGCAGAAATCGTTGGCTGATTATTTTGAAATTATGTTAAAAGGCAACGAATCAAATGCCAAATTGTGTGCCAATTGGGTAATGGGTGAATTGAGTGCCGCACTCAATAAAAACCAAATTGAAATCGAAAAATCCCCTATATTGGCACAAGATTTATCACTATTGATTGCGCGTATTGGCGACGATACCATTTCAGGCAAAATTGCCAAAGATGTGTTTAAAGCCATGTGGAATGGCGAGGGCAGTGCAGATGAGATTATTGATGCCAAAGGACTTAAACAAATGACAGACACGGGTGCAATTGAGCAGATTGTGGATGAGATTATTGAAAATAATGCGCCGCAAGTTGCACAATTTAAATCAGGCAATGAAAAAATCTTAGGCTTCTTTGTGGGTCAGGCGATGAAAGCCACGCAAGGTAAGGCAAATCCAAAATTATTGAACGAATTGCTCAGGTCAAAACTTGGGCAATAG
- a CDS encoding HlyC/CorC family transporter encodes MDALSISWLIALLVGLILASAFFSSTETSMMAINRYRLKALAKTNKNAKRTERLLENLDPLIGTILLGNNLVNIFASSIATILAIKLWGDGSVILASLALTFIILVFAETTPKTFAAKNPEKIALPASIVIEAFIQIFKPFVWLIAQLSQGILAILGIKEKSDTGDISSEELKMVVNDAKPIIASNYQKMLLNIIDLEKVKVEDIMIPRHELISIDTSKPDEIIKQLQRTQHTRLLTYDTSSNNITGVLHMRNVVNLYAKDAFSVENVLALIRKPYFVPEGTSLAHQLKHFQMQKRRLGLVVDEYGEIRGLIVLEDILEEIVGQFTSNQNESIDEVIKQEDGSYLVDPRVSIRELNALLNTNLSVDKAKTLNGLILEELQSIPKRDVSIKIDNILIDIIQITDRTIKLVKLTKIDPS; translated from the coding sequence TTGGACGCACTTTCAATTTCTTGGTTAATTGCTCTTCTTGTAGGGCTTATTTTAGCTTCCGCTTTTTTTTCATCAACAGAAACTTCCATGATGGCGATTAATCGTTATCGCCTGAAAGCACTCGCCAAAACCAATAAAAATGCCAAACGCACTGAGCGTTTATTAGAGAATTTAGACCCTTTAATTGGCACGATTTTGTTGGGTAATAATTTGGTGAATATTTTTGCCTCAAGCATTGCCACCATATTGGCGATTAAATTATGGGGAGATGGTTCGGTAATATTGGCATCACTGGCACTGACTTTTATCATTCTTGTTTTTGCCGAAACCACACCCAAAACTTTTGCCGCTAAAAACCCTGAAAAAATCGCCCTACCCGCTTCGATTGTCATTGAAGCATTTATTCAAATTTTCAAACCTTTTGTTTGGCTAATTGCACAATTAAGCCAAGGGATTCTTGCAATTTTAGGCATTAAAGAAAAAAGCGACACTGGAGACATTAGTTCAGAAGAATTAAAAATGGTGGTGAACGACGCCAAACCGATTATTGCTTCAAATTATCAAAAAATGTTACTCAACATTATCGATTTAGAAAAGGTTAAAGTTGAAGACATTATGATTCCTCGGCACGAACTCATCAGCATTGACACCAGCAAACCTGATGAAATCATCAAACAACTACAGCGTACACAGCATACACGACTACTCACTTACGACACATCGAGTAACAATATTACAGGCGTATTGCATATGCGCAATGTGGTTAACTTATACGCCAAGGATGCATTCAGTGTTGAGAATGTCTTGGCACTGATTCGCAAACCGTATTTCGTGCCAGAAGGCACTTCTTTGGCACACCAATTAAAGCATTTTCAAATGCAAAAAAGACGCTTAGGATTGGTGGTTGATGAATATGGTGAAATACGCGGTTTAATTGTCTTGGAAGATATTTTAGAAGAAATTGTGGGGCAATTTACCTCCAATCAAAATGAAAGCATTGACGAAGTTATTAAACAAGAAGATGGCAGTTATTTGGTCGATCCAAGGGTTAGCATTCGAGAGCTCAATGCTCTGTTAAACACCAATCTTAGCGTTGACAAAGCCAAAACGCTAAATGGGCTTATTTTAGAAGAATTACAAAGCATTCCAAAGCGTGATGTCAGTATAAAAATTGACAACATTTTAATTGATATTATACAAATTACCGACAGAACCATTAAATTGGTTAAGCTGACAAAGATTGACCCATCTTAA
- the eno gene encoding phosphopyruvate hydratase — protein MKIQQIKAREILDSRGNPTIEADIILNDGTIGSAMVPSGASTGAREALELRDGDKSRYLGKGVLKAVAFINTEIAQALVGFDIADLAKIDATMIALDGTETKSRLGANAILAVSLAAAHANANGQNKPLYDTLNLGAKYKLPVPMMNIINGGEHANNSVDIQEFMIIPAGAPSFKEALRYGAEIFHHLKAVLEAKGLNTAVGDEGGFAPDLASNEEAIKVILEAIEKAGYTAGKDIFIGIDAASSEFYENGTYHLASENRSLTSAEFVDYLANWVENYPIISIEDGMDEGDWDGWDLLTKKIGDKVQLVGDDLFVTNSKILAEGIDKNIANSILIKVNQIGTLSETFAAMEMANKAGYTCVMSHRSGETEDTTIADLAVATGCGQIKTGSLSRSDRLAKYNRLLRIEEALGANAIYPGLAAFNHLN, from the coding sequence ATACAACAAATTAAAGCAAGAGAAATTCTTGATTCTAGAGGTAATCCGACTATTGAAGCGGATATTATTCTTAACGATGGCACTATCGGCAGTGCAATGGTACCGTCAGGTGCCTCAACAGGTGCACGAGAAGCATTGGAATTGCGTGATGGGGATAAATCTCGCTATTTAGGCAAGGGTGTGTTAAAGGCGGTTGCCTTTATTAATACTGAAATTGCTCAGGCATTGGTAGGTTTTGATATTGCGGATCTTGCTAAAATTGATGCAACAATGATCGCCTTAGATGGCACGGAAACAAAATCTCGTTTAGGGGCAAATGCTATTCTAGCGGTCTCTTTAGCGGCGGCTCATGCAAATGCAAACGGGCAAAACAAACCTTTGTATGACACACTTAATTTGGGTGCAAAATATAAATTACCAGTGCCAATGATGAACATTATCAACGGTGGTGAGCATGCCAATAATAGTGTGGATATTCAAGAATTTATGATCATTCCTGCAGGGGCGCCAAGTTTTAAAGAGGCATTGCGTTATGGTGCTGAAATTTTCCATCATTTAAAGGCAGTATTAGAGGCCAAAGGACTAAATACAGCGGTGGGTGATGAGGGTGGATTTGCCCCTGATTTAGCCTCAAATGAAGAGGCAATTAAGGTAATTTTAGAAGCAATTGAAAAAGCAGGCTACACTGCAGGTAAAGATATTTTTATCGGTATTGATGCCGCCAGTTCTGAATTTTATGAAAATGGCACTTACCATCTTGCGTCTGAAAATCGTTCGCTCACTTCTGCGGAGTTTGTTGATTATTTGGCAAATTGGGTGGAAAATTATCCGATTATTTCTATTGAAGATGGAATGGATGAAGGCGATTGGGATGGCTGGGATTTGTTGACTAAAAAGATTGGCGATAAAGTACAATTGGTTGGCGATGATTTATTTGTAACAAACAGCAAAATTCTTGCCGAAGGTATTGATAAGAATATTGCCAATTCAATCCTCATAAAAGTTAATCAAATTGGTACATTAAGTGAAACTTTTGCTGCCATGGAAATGGCAAATAAAGCAGGCTATACTTGCGTTATGTCGCATCGTTCTGGCGAAACTGAAGACACCACAATTGCAGATTTGGCTGTGGCAACAGGCTGTGGTCAGATTAAAACGGGTTCGCTTTCTCGTTCCGACCGTTTGGCAAAATACAACCGCCTACTCCGCATTGAAGAAGCATTGGGTGCAAATGCCATTTACCCTGGGCTTGCGGCGTTTAATCACTTGAATTAA
- a CDS encoding protein adenylyltransferase SelO, giving the protein MGNSTVDFATLGENFFSEIACQPLKNAFLIHKNQALYNKLGLDWNDQTLLKIASGEQSFQGISPIASVYAGHQFGHFAGQLGDGRSCLIGQVSHNPPLKGQINSHELSLKGAGKTPYSRGADGRAVLRSSIREYLCSIAMQGLNIATTEALTLVGSDTEVYREDIETGAIVMRTAPSHIRFGHFEWFATLGQKTEVKKLADFVIEHYYPQCQGAQKYVDFFNEVVKRTATMIANWQAQGFAHGVMNTDNMSILGLTIDYGPFGFLETYNPKFICNHSDHEGRYAFEAQPGIGLWNLSRLADSLSSLIESKQAKTVLDNYQQYLVKDYSELMRKKFGLVQKDEQDNVLIGQFFEVLYRHKKDYSNSLRQLSNMDKLEQDADFNEWIKIYDKRIAQENNPNRIEMMNSINPHYILRNYLAEVAIKKAENDKDYSEIDTLFNLLSQPFEVQPNLEKYTNEAPDWAQNLEVSCSS; this is encoded by the coding sequence TTGGGCAATAGCACTGTAGATTTTGCCACGCTAGGTGAGAATTTTTTTTCAGAAATTGCGTGCCAACCGTTAAAAAACGCCTTCTTAATTCATAAAAATCAGGCGCTTTACAATAAGCTTGGTTTAGATTGGAATGATCAAACTTTACTTAAAATCGCCTCAGGCGAACAATCTTTTCAAGGAATATCGCCCATTGCCAGTGTTTATGCAGGGCATCAATTTGGGCATTTTGCAGGGCAGTTGGGCGATGGGCGCAGTTGCCTTATTGGGCAAGTGTCGCACAACCCCCCTTTGAAAGGGCAGATAAATAGCCACGAACTTTCACTTAAAGGAGCAGGGAAAACGCCTTATTCAAGAGGGGCAGATGGGCGTGCGGTATTGCGTTCATCAATTCGTGAATACCTTTGCTCCATTGCAATGCAAGGGCTGAATATTGCAACCACTGAGGCATTAACTTTGGTGGGGAGTGATACTGAAGTTTATCGGGAAGATATTGAAACGGGGGCGATTGTGATGCGCACTGCACCTAGCCATATTCGGTTTGGCCATTTTGAGTGGTTTGCCACTCTGGGGCAAAAAACAGAGGTTAAAAAATTGGCTGATTTTGTTATTGAGCATTATTATCCACAGTGTCAGGGTGCGCAAAAATATGTTGATTTTTTCAATGAAGTGGTTAAACGCACTGCCACAATGATTGCCAATTGGCAAGCCCAAGGTTTTGCACACGGGGTAATGAATACTGACAATATGTCCATTCTTGGCTTAACAATTGATTATGGGCCTTTTGGATTTTTAGAAACTTACAATCCTAAATTCATTTGCAATCACTCCGACCATGAAGGGCGGTATGCTTTTGAGGCACAACCAGGTATTGGTTTGTGGAATTTATCTCGATTAGCAGATAGTTTGAGTAGTTTAATAGAAAGCAAACAAGCCAAAACTGTCTTAGATAATTATCAGCAATATTTGGTTAAGGATTATTCAGAATTGATGCGAAAAAAGTTTGGACTTGTTCAAAAGGACGAGCAAGATAATGTGCTAATTGGTCAATTTTTTGAAGTGTTGTATCGACATAAAAAAGACTATAGTAATTCATTGAGGCAGTTGTCCAATATGGATAAATTGGAACAGGATGCCGATTTTAACGAATGGATTAAAATATATGATAAGCGCATTGCACAAGAAAATAATCCCAATAGAATTGAGATGATGAACAGCATAAACCCTCATTATATTCTGCGTAATTATTTGGCAGAAGTGGCCATTAAAAAAGCAGAAAATGACAAAGATTATAGCGAGATTGACACGCTATTTAATCTACTTAGTCAACCTTTTGAAGTGCAACCAAACTTAGAAAAATACACCAATGAAGCCCCAGATTGGGCGCAAAATTTAGAGGTAAGTTGTTCTTCGTAG